A stretch of Mya arenaria isolate MELC-2E11 chromosome 14, ASM2691426v1 DNA encodes these proteins:
- the LOC128218452 gene encoding V-type proton ATPase subunit S1-like, with the protein MIPNVKMSQMLIFGVLFTFFMLVNTDKTPALIWSPNRPLSGLSPSYAGETIQADHFLDNYLTPLTTDPAQSLIVFVQNKLSVEDFTKHADVYNPNSDGGAFRNVKAAMDENFSVHLPEIASPTSAVQKLSTSFTGERVTVDSPTDLENMDLKPGTQYLIIISLKPISGKDEFSEFKMNDEDIGKCLHHLSRRGLQYSAVYTAEASQVSEEAVHSGRQLLATEDAADNKTYNGTFYNEQNVLMYLQYVNLTITRKAIGTGKPRLETYQWNFKTPNITVEQCNDTINGSLDCVATPHGDYNALRINMTFDNSNGTANLRFTIKQTDNMGSQWKSTRGTVDLTPSSEGVTLTGMDVDYNIESIRGFCFHCARLYTKPSVRNFTSNATVYPSDVEKITLTMTRFQIEVSFNTSKGLGGRDFTNTSIPFSTDVWECVEFFTVPIWMGIISTLFLILILFYGLTMIANITTMDRFDDPKAKTITVTVNE; encoded by the exons ATGATACCtaatgtcaaaatgtcacaAATGCTCATTTTCGGTGTTTTATTTACGTTTTTTATGCTGGTCAATACAGATAAAACTCCGGCACTGATATGGTCTCCAAACAG GCCTCTGAGTGGTCTGTCTCCAAGCTACGCAGGGGAGACTATCCAGGCCGACCATTTCCTGGACAACTACCTGACACCCCTGACTACCGACCCTGCCCAGTCCCTTATTGTGTTCGTTCAGAACAAG CTAAGTGTTGAAGATTTTACAAAGCATGCCGATGTCTACAACCCTAACAGTGATGGTGGTGCATTCAGGAATGTGAAG GCTGCAATGGATGAGAACTTCTCTGTTCACCTCCCTGAGATTGCCTCACCTACATCTGCCGTTCAGAAACTTTCCACCTCCTTCACTGGAGAGCGTGTCACAGTTGACAGCCCCACTGACCTGGAGAACATGGACCTGAAGCCAGGGACACAGTACCTCATCATAATCAGTTTGAAACCAATCTCTGGCAAAGATGAGTTCTCTGAATTCAAAATGAATG ATGAGGATATCGGTAAGTGTCTACACCACCTGAGCCGTCGAGGTCTGCAGTACAGCGCCGTCTACACCGCAGAGGCCTCGCAG GTGTCAGAGGAAGCAGTCCACAGTGGACGTCAGCTGCTGGCCACAGAAGATGCTGCAGACAACAAGACGTACAATGGCACGTTCTACAATGAGCAGAACGTTCTCATGTATCTCCAGTATGTGAACTTGACTATCACTCGTAAAGCCATCGGCACTGGAAAACCTCGTTTAGAGACCTACCAGTGGAACTTCAAAACACCAAATATCACAGTGGAACAGTGTAATGACACCATCAATGGTTCATTAGACTGTGTAGCAACCCCTCACGGAGACTACAACGCTCTCAG AATCAACATGACTTTTGACAATTCGAatgggacagcaaatttacg GTTTACGATAAAGCAGACTGACAACATGGGCTCCCAGTGGAAGTCGACCAGGGGCACCGTGGACCTCACGCCCAGTTCCGAAGGTGTGACGCTTACTGGAATGGACGTTGACTACAACATAGAGTCGATCAGGGGATTCTGTTTTCACTGTGCTCGTCTGTATACTAAACCAAGCGTTCGCAACTTCACAAGCAACGCAACTGTGTACCCCAGTGATGTGGAAAAGATCACACTCACTATGACACGCTTCCAG attGAAGTTTCTTTCAACACCAGTAAGGGATTAGGCGGGCGTGATTTCACGAACACATCTATCCCATTCTCTACGGATGTCTGGGAGTGCGTGGAATTCTTCACTGTCCCGATCTGGATGGGGATCATCTCTACGCTCTTCCTCATACTAATCTTGTTCTACGGACTCACTATGATCGCAAACATCACAACCATGGACAGATTTGACGACCCCAAGGCAAAAACCATCACCGTCACTGTTAATGAGTAG